A region of Heteronotia binoei isolate CCM8104 ecotype False Entrance Well chromosome 2, APGP_CSIRO_Hbin_v1, whole genome shotgun sequence DNA encodes the following proteins:
- the CIMAP1D gene encoding protein CIMAP1D, protein MARPPRPARRYRRGSCCAAAPAEAPPSSSFSAAARRPLTELLSRPPPSRTTTPPPSSRRPSASPQSRRRWVRMRAVYTHKKARFRGCARNQASPSHPFRSDLLFCYAGSHRLRAQKDCARLYDTERIPWDSPSCAEAISPRRCKEEKEDTVTERKPSGPLLRICFRHLLCTPRITLIPRYLLLAHQLRKRKLFSLDAEHCFHRPGPGCYSLPPTVGFINHDYTRFTSPACSLHQRLHNSIHLKDSSPGPCYYVEPEITRFGRAKGPSFSMLGRPKPPGLPWTPGPGAYSPERVPPPSQQRPPFFSMGARTKYRLVDHVPAPNSYTLPMLLGPRIPSKPSSPCFTISGRINRGSYSEDLAKTPGPGGYSTINPNVYLCCSPAFSMLGRLRKPMSTFPTPGPGTHSPEKVTAHWKRSPSYSLGVRHSEYLMPLIIDAAEW, encoded by the exons ATGGCGCGGCCGCCCAGGCCCGCCCGCCGATACAGGCGTGGATCCTGCTGCGCGGCGGCCCCCGCCGAGGCTCCCCCATCCTCTTCCTTTTCCGCCGCCGCTCGCCGCCCTCTCACCGAATTGCTCTCCAGGCCGCCGCCATCGCGGACGACAACGCCGCCTCCCTCTTCCCGCCGCCCGTCAGCATCGCCTCAGAGCCGACGGAGATGGGTGCGCATGCGCGCGgtctacacacacaaaaaagcccgcTTCCGCGGCTGCGCACGCAACCAAGCTAGTCCCTCCCACCCCTTTCGAAGCGACTTGCTTTTTTGTTACGCCGGCTCTCACAGATTGCGCGCGCAG AAGGATTGTGCTAGACTGTATGACACAGAGAGAATTCCCTGGGACTCACCAAGCTGTGCAGAGGCCATCAG CCCCCGCCGCTgcaaagaggagaaggaagatacAGTTACAGAGAGGAAGCCTTCTGGCCCCCTGCTGCGCATCTGCTTTCGACATCTCCTTTGTACCCCCAGGATCACTCTCATACCAAGATACCTGCTCTTGGCTCATCAGCTTCGGAAGAGAAAACTCTTCTCCCTTGACGCAGAGCATTGCTTCCATC GCCCTGGTCCTGGGTGCTACAGCTTGCCTCCAACGGTCGGATTCATCAACCATGACTACACCCGCTTCACCAGTCCTGCCTGCTCCCTCCATCAGAGACTTCACAACAGCA TACATTTGAAAGACTCAAGCCCTGGACCCTGTTACTATGTAGAACCTGAGATCACCCGCTTTGGCAGAGCCAAAGGCCCCTCGTTTTCAATGCTGGGGcggcccaaacctccag GTCTGCCATGGACTCCTGGGCCAGGTGCGTACAGCCCCGAAAGGGTCCCACCACCATCCCAACAAAGACCACCATTTTTCTCCATGGGTGCCCGCACGAAGTATCGCCTTGTGGATCACGTCCCTGCCCCCAACAGCTACACCCTTCCCATGCTCCTGGGCCCACGAATCCCTAGCAAGCCCTCCAGCCCCTGCTTCACTATCTCTGGCCGGATCAACAGAGGCAGCTATTCTGAAGACCTGGCCAAAACACCGGGCCCAGGAGGCTACAGCACCATTAACCCCAATGTTTATTTGTGCTGTTCACCAGCCTTCTCCATGCTGGGGAGACTCCGGAAGCCCATGAgcaccttccccaccccagggccTGGGACACACAGCCCTGAAAAGGTAACAGCGCACTGGAAAAGATCCCCTTCTTACTCTCTTGGAGTTCGTCACTCAGAATACCTCATGCCGCTCATCATAGATGCTGCAGAATGGTAA